Proteins from one Choloepus didactylus isolate mChoDid1 chromosome 4, mChoDid1.pri, whole genome shotgun sequence genomic window:
- the SLTM gene encoding SAFB-like transcription modulator isoform X5, which produces MAAATGAVASSTASGQGEGKKITDLRVIDLKSELKRRNLDITGVKTVLVCRLKQAIEEEGGDPDNIELTVSTDTPNKKPTKGKAHFPSFAGKKQEADELSGDASVEDDTFVKDCELENQEAHEQDGNDELKDSEEFGDNEEENVHSKELLSAEENKRAHELIEAEAIEDIEKEDIESQEIEAQEGEDDTFLTAQDGEEEENGKDIAGSGDGTQEVSKPLPSEGNLAEADHTAHEEMEANTTVKEAEDDNISVTIQAEDAITLDFDGDDLLETGKNVKITDSEATKPKDGQDAIAQSPEKEIKDYEMNVNHKDGKKEDCMKGDPVEKEARESSKKAESGDKEKDTLKKGPSSTGASGQAKSSSKESKDSKTSSKDDKGSTSSTSGSSGSSTKNIWVSGLSSNTKAADLKNLFGKYGKVLSAKVVTNARSPGAKCYGIVTMSSSTEVSRCIAHLHRTELHGQLISVEKVKGDPSKKELKKENDEKGSSRSSGDKKNASDRSSKMQASVKKEEKRSSEKSEKKENKDAKKIEGSKSPGHMVILDQTKGDHCRPSRRGRHEKTHGRSKEKERASLDKKRDKDYRRKEILPFEKMKEQRLREHLVRFERLRRAMELRRRREIAERERRERERIRIIREREERERLQRERERLEIERQKLERERMERERLERERIRIEQERRKEAERIAREREELRRQQQQLRYEQEKRNSLKRPRDVDHRRDDPYWNENKKMSLDADARFSHGSDYSRQQNRFNDFDHRERGRFPESSSVQSSSFERRERFVGQSEGKKARPTARREDSGFERYPKNFSDSRRNEPPPPRSELREGDRREVRGERDERRTVIIHDRPDIAHPRHPREAGPNPARPTTWKSEGGIASDKRETRVERPERSGREVSGHSVRGAPPGNRSNATGYGSREGDRGVITDRGSGAQHYPEERHVVERHGRDTSGPRKEWHPPSQGPGYHDARRMGDGRAGAGMITQHASNASPINRIVQIGGNSMPRGSGSGFKPFKGGPPRRF; this is translated from the exons CCCATTTTCCTTCTTTCGCAGGTAAAAAACAAGAAGCAGATGAGTTGAGTGGAGATGCTTCTGTGGAAGATGATACTTTTGTCAAG GACTGTGAATTGGAGAATCAAGAGGCACATGAACAAGATGGAAATGATGAACTGAAGGACTCTGAAGAATTTGGTGACAACGAAGAAGAAAATGTGCATTCCAAGGAGTTACTTTCTGCTGAAGAGAACAAGAGAGCTCATGAATTAAtagaggcagaagcaatagaaGATATAGAAAAAGAGGACATCGAAAGTCAG gaaattgaagctcaaGAAGGTGAAGATGATACCTTTCTAACAGCCCAA GATGGTGAGGAAGAGGAAAATGGGAAAG ATATAGCAGGTTCTGGTGATGGTACACAAGAAGTATCTAAACCTCTTCCTTCAGAAGGGAACCTAGCTGAGGCTGATCACACAGCTCATGAAGAGATGGAAGCTAATACGACTGTGAAAGAAGCTGAGGATGACAACATCTCGGTCACAATCCAGGCTGAAGATGCCATCACTCTGGATTTTGATGGTGATGACCTCCTAGAAACaggtaaaaatgtgaaaattacaGATTCTGAAGCAACTAAGCCAAAAGATGGGCAGGACGCCATTGCACAGAGCCCGGAGAAGGAAATCAAGGATTATGAGATGAATGTGAACCATAAAGATGGTAAGAAGGAAGACTGCATGAAGGGTGATCCTGTCGAGAAGGAAGCCAGAGAAAGTTCTAAGAAAGCAGAATCTGGAGACAAAGAaaaggatactttgaagaaagggCCCTCGTCTACTGGGGCCTCTGGGCAAGCAAAGAG CTCTTCAAAGGAATCTAAAGACAGCAAGACATCATCCAAAGATGACAAAg GAAGTACAAGTAGTACTAGTGGTAGCAGTGGAAGTTCAACTAAAAATATCTGGGTTAGTGGACTTTCTTCTAATACCAAAGCCGCTGATTTGAAGAACCTGTTTGGCAAATATGGAAAG GTTCTGAGTGCAAAGGTGGTTACAAATGCTCGAAGTCCTGGGGCAAAATGCTATGGCATTGTAACTATGTCTTCAAGTACGGAAGTGTCCAGATGTATTGCACACCTTCATCGCACTGAACTACATGGACAGCTGATTTCTGTTGAAAAA GTTAAAGGTGATCCTTCTAAgaaagaattgaagaaagaaaatgatgagaAGGGTAGTTCAAGAAGTTCCGGGGACAAAAAAAATGCAAGCGATAGAAGTAGCAA GATGCAAGCCTCTgtcaaaaaagaagagaaaaggtcctctgagaaatctgaaaaaaaagaaaacaaggatgcTAAGAAAATAGAAG gttCAAAGAGTCCAGGACATATGGTAATATTAGACCAAACTAAAGGAGATCATTGTAGACCTTCAAGAAGAGGAAGACATGAGAAA acTCATGGAAGGagcaaagagaaggagagagctaGCCTAGATAAAAAAAGAGACAAGGactacagaaggaaagaaatcttgCCTTTTGAAAAGATGAAGGAACAAAGACTGAGAGAACATTTAGTTCGTTTTGAAAGACTACGACGAGCAATGGAACTTCGGAG ACGAAGAGAGATTGCAGAAAGAGAGCGTCGAGAGCGAGAACGCATTAGAATAATTCGTGAACGGGAAGAACGAGAAcgcttacagagagagagagagcgcctaGAAATTGAAAGGCaaaaactagagagagagagaatggaacgCGAACGCTTGGAAAGGGAACGCATTCGTATTGAACAG GAACGTCGTAAAGAAGCCGAACGTATAGCTCGAGAACGAGAAGAACTCAGACGGCAACAGCAGCAGCTTCGTTACgaacaagaaaaaaggaattcTTTGAAACGCCCACGTGATGTAGATCATAG GCGAGATGATCCTTACtggaatgagaataaaaagatgTCTCTAGATGCAGACGCACGGTTTAGCCATGGGTCTGACTACTCTCGCCAACAGAACAGATTCAATGACTTCGATCACCGAGAAAGGGGCAGGTTTCCTGAGAGTTCATCAGTGCAGTCTTCATCTTTTGAAAG GCGGGAACGCTTTGTTGGTCAAAGTGAAGGGAAAAAAGCACGTCCTACTGCACGAAGAGAAGATTCAGGCTTTGAGAGGTATCCCAAAAATTTCAGTGATTCCAGAAGAAATGAGCCTCCACCACCAAGAAGCGAACTTAGAGAAGGAGATAGGCGAGAAGTGCGTGGCGAACGAGATGAGAGGAGAACTGTGATCATTCATGACAGGCCTGATATCGCTCACCCTAGACATCCTCGAGAAGCAGGACCTAATCCAGCTCGACCAACCACCTGGAAAAGTGAAGGAGGCATAGCCTCTGACAAACGGGAAACAAG AGTCGAAAGGCCAGAGCGATCTGGGAGAGAAGTGTCAGGACACAGTGTGAGAGGTGCACCCCCGGGGAATCGCAGCAATGCCACAGGCTATGGAAGCAGAGAGGGCGACAGAGGAGTGATCACAGACCGAGGAAGTGGGGCACAG CACTACCCTGAAGAACGGCATGTGGTTGAACGCCACGGACGGGACACAAGTGGACCAAGGAAAGAGTGGCATCCACCTTCTCAAGGGCCTGGATATCATGATGCAAGGCGAATGGGTGACGGCCGGGCGGGAGCAGGCATGATAACCCAACATGCAAG tAATGCATCCCCAATTAATAGAATTGTACAAATCGGTGGCAATTCCATGCCAAGAGGAAGTGGCTCCGGATTTAAGCCATTTAAGGGTGGACCTCCACGACGATTCTGA
- the SLTM gene encoding SAFB-like transcription modulator isoform X1: MAAATGAVASSTASGQGEGKKITDLRVIDLKSELKRRNLDITGVKTVLVCRLKQAIEEEGGDPDNIELTVSTDTPNKKPTKGKAHFPSFAGKKQEADELSGDASVEDDTFVKDCELENQEAHEQDGNDELKDSEEFGDNEEENVHSKELLSAEENKRAHELIEAEAIEDIEKEDIESQEIEAQEGEDDTFLTAQDGEEEENGKDIAGSGDGTQEVSKPLPSEGNLAEADHTAHEEMEANTTVKEAEDDNISVTIQAEDAITLDFDGDDLLETGKNVKITDSEATKPKDGQDAIAQSPEKEIKDYEMNVNHKDGKKEDCMKGDPVEKEARESSKKAESGDKEKDTLKKGPSSTGASGQAKSSSKESKDSKTSSKDDKGSTSSTSGSSGSSTKNIWVSGLSSNTKAADLKNLFGKYGKVLSAKVVTNARSPGAKCYGIVTMSSSTEVSRCIAHLHRTELHGQLISVEKVKGDPSKKELKKENDEKGSSRSSGDKKNASDRSSKMQASVKKEEKRSSEKSEKKENKDAKKIEGKDEKNDNGSSGQTSESIKKSEEKKRISSKSPGHMVILDQTKGDHCRPSRRGRHEKTHGRSKEKERASLDKKRDKDYRRKEILPFEKMKEQRLREHLVRFERLRRAMELRRRREIAERERRERERIRIIREREERERLQRERERLEIERQKLERERMERERLERERIRIEQERRKEAERIAREREELRRQQQQLRYEQEKRNSLKRPRDVDHRRDDPYWNENKKMSLDADARFSHGSDYSRQQNRFNDFDHRERGRFPESSSVQSSSFERRERFVGQSEGKKARPTARREDSGFERYPKNFSDSRRNEPPPPRSELREGDRREVRGERDERRTVIIHDRPDIAHPRHPREAGPNPARPTTWKSEGGIASDKRETRVERPERSGREVSGHSVRGAPPGNRSNATGYGSREGDRGVITDRGSGAQHYPEERHVVERHGRDTSGPRKEWHPPSQGPGYHDARRMGDGRAGAGMITQHASNASPINRIVQIGGNSMPRGSGSGFKPFKGGPPRRF, translated from the exons CCCATTTTCCTTCTTTCGCAGGTAAAAAACAAGAAGCAGATGAGTTGAGTGGAGATGCTTCTGTGGAAGATGATACTTTTGTCAAG GACTGTGAATTGGAGAATCAAGAGGCACATGAACAAGATGGAAATGATGAACTGAAGGACTCTGAAGAATTTGGTGACAACGAAGAAGAAAATGTGCATTCCAAGGAGTTACTTTCTGCTGAAGAGAACAAGAGAGCTCATGAATTAAtagaggcagaagcaatagaaGATATAGAAAAAGAGGACATCGAAAGTCAG gaaattgaagctcaaGAAGGTGAAGATGATACCTTTCTAACAGCCCAA GATGGTGAGGAAGAGGAAAATGGGAAAG ATATAGCAGGTTCTGGTGATGGTACACAAGAAGTATCTAAACCTCTTCCTTCAGAAGGGAACCTAGCTGAGGCTGATCACACAGCTCATGAAGAGATGGAAGCTAATACGACTGTGAAAGAAGCTGAGGATGACAACATCTCGGTCACAATCCAGGCTGAAGATGCCATCACTCTGGATTTTGATGGTGATGACCTCCTAGAAACaggtaaaaatgtgaaaattacaGATTCTGAAGCAACTAAGCCAAAAGATGGGCAGGACGCCATTGCACAGAGCCCGGAGAAGGAAATCAAGGATTATGAGATGAATGTGAACCATAAAGATGGTAAGAAGGAAGACTGCATGAAGGGTGATCCTGTCGAGAAGGAAGCCAGAGAAAGTTCTAAGAAAGCAGAATCTGGAGACAAAGAaaaggatactttgaagaaagggCCCTCGTCTACTGGGGCCTCTGGGCAAGCAAAGAG CTCTTCAAAGGAATCTAAAGACAGCAAGACATCATCCAAAGATGACAAAg GAAGTACAAGTAGTACTAGTGGTAGCAGTGGAAGTTCAACTAAAAATATCTGGGTTAGTGGACTTTCTTCTAATACCAAAGCCGCTGATTTGAAGAACCTGTTTGGCAAATATGGAAAG GTTCTGAGTGCAAAGGTGGTTACAAATGCTCGAAGTCCTGGGGCAAAATGCTATGGCATTGTAACTATGTCTTCAAGTACGGAAGTGTCCAGATGTATTGCACACCTTCATCGCACTGAACTACATGGACAGCTGATTTCTGTTGAAAAA GTTAAAGGTGATCCTTCTAAgaaagaattgaagaaagaaaatgatgagaAGGGTAGTTCAAGAAGTTCCGGGGACAAAAAAAATGCAAGCGATAGAAGTAGCAA GATGCAAGCCTCTgtcaaaaaagaagagaaaaggtcctctgagaaatctgaaaaaaaagaaaacaaggatgcTAAGAAAATAGAAGGTAAAGATGAGAAGAATGATAATGGATCAAGTGGCCAAACTTCAGAATCGattaaaaaaagtgaagaaaagaaaCGAATAA gttCAAAGAGTCCAGGACATATGGTAATATTAGACCAAACTAAAGGAGATCATTGTAGACCTTCAAGAAGAGGAAGACATGAGAAA acTCATGGAAGGagcaaagagaaggagagagctaGCCTAGATAAAAAAAGAGACAAGGactacagaaggaaagaaatcttgCCTTTTGAAAAGATGAAGGAACAAAGACTGAGAGAACATTTAGTTCGTTTTGAAAGACTACGACGAGCAATGGAACTTCGGAG ACGAAGAGAGATTGCAGAAAGAGAGCGTCGAGAGCGAGAACGCATTAGAATAATTCGTGAACGGGAAGAACGAGAAcgcttacagagagagagagagcgcctaGAAATTGAAAGGCaaaaactagagagagagagaatggaacgCGAACGCTTGGAAAGGGAACGCATTCGTATTGAACAG GAACGTCGTAAAGAAGCCGAACGTATAGCTCGAGAACGAGAAGAACTCAGACGGCAACAGCAGCAGCTTCGTTACgaacaagaaaaaaggaattcTTTGAAACGCCCACGTGATGTAGATCATAG GCGAGATGATCCTTACtggaatgagaataaaaagatgTCTCTAGATGCAGACGCACGGTTTAGCCATGGGTCTGACTACTCTCGCCAACAGAACAGATTCAATGACTTCGATCACCGAGAAAGGGGCAGGTTTCCTGAGAGTTCATCAGTGCAGTCTTCATCTTTTGAAAG GCGGGAACGCTTTGTTGGTCAAAGTGAAGGGAAAAAAGCACGTCCTACTGCACGAAGAGAAGATTCAGGCTTTGAGAGGTATCCCAAAAATTTCAGTGATTCCAGAAGAAATGAGCCTCCACCACCAAGAAGCGAACTTAGAGAAGGAGATAGGCGAGAAGTGCGTGGCGAACGAGATGAGAGGAGAACTGTGATCATTCATGACAGGCCTGATATCGCTCACCCTAGACATCCTCGAGAAGCAGGACCTAATCCAGCTCGACCAACCACCTGGAAAAGTGAAGGAGGCATAGCCTCTGACAAACGGGAAACAAG AGTCGAAAGGCCAGAGCGATCTGGGAGAGAAGTGTCAGGACACAGTGTGAGAGGTGCACCCCCGGGGAATCGCAGCAATGCCACAGGCTATGGAAGCAGAGAGGGCGACAGAGGAGTGATCACAGACCGAGGAAGTGGGGCACAG CACTACCCTGAAGAACGGCATGTGGTTGAACGCCACGGACGGGACACAAGTGGACCAAGGAAAGAGTGGCATCCACCTTCTCAAGGGCCTGGATATCATGATGCAAGGCGAATGGGTGACGGCCGGGCGGGAGCAGGCATGATAACCCAACATGCAAG tAATGCATCCCCAATTAATAGAATTGTACAAATCGGTGGCAATTCCATGCCAAGAGGAAGTGGCTCCGGATTTAAGCCATTTAAGGGTGGACCTCCACGACGATTCTGA
- the SLTM gene encoding SAFB-like transcription modulator isoform X6 encodes MAIEEEGGDPDNIELTVSTDTPNKKPTKGKAHFPSFAGKKQEADELSGDASVEDDTFVKDCELENQEAHEQDGNDELKDSEEFGDNEEENVHSKELLSAEENKRAHELIEAEAIEDIEKEDIESQEIEAQEGEDDTFLTAQDGEEEENGKDIAGSGDGTQEVSKPLPSEGNLAEADHTAHEEMEANTTVKEAEDDNISVTIQAEDAITLDFDGDDLLETGKNVKITDSEATKPKDGQDAIAQSPEKEIKDYEMNVNHKDGKKEDCMKGDPVEKEARESSKKAESGDKEKDTLKKGPSSTGASGQAKSSSKESKDSKTSSKDDKGSTSSTSGSSGSSTKNIWVSGLSSNTKAADLKNLFGKYGKVLSAKVVTNARSPGAKCYGIVTMSSSTEVSRCIAHLHRTELHGQLISVEKVKGDPSKKELKKENDEKGSSRSSGDKKNASDRSSKMQASVKKEEKRSSEKSEKKENKDAKKIEGKDEKNDNGSSGQTSESIKKSEEKKRISSKSPGHMVILDQTKGDHCRPSRRGRHEKTHGRSKEKERASLDKKRDKDYRRKEILPFEKMKEQRLREHLVRFERLRRAMELRRRREIAERERRERERIRIIREREERERLQRERERLEIERQKLERERMERERLERERIRIEQERRKEAERIAREREELRRQQQQLRYEQEKRNSLKRPRDVDHRRDDPYWNENKKMSLDADARFSHGSDYSRQQNRFNDFDHRERGRFPESSSVQSSSFERRERFVGQSEGKKARPTARREDSGFERYPKNFSDSRRNEPPPPRSELREGDRREVRGERDERRTVIIHDRPDIAHPRHPREAGPNPARPTTWKSEGGIASDKRETRVERPERSGREVSGHSVRGAPPGNRSNATGYGSREGDRGVITDRGSGAQHYPEERHVVERHGRDTSGPRKEWHPPSQGPGYHDARRMGDGRAGAGMITQHASNASPINRIVQIGGNSMPRGSGSGFKPFKGGPPRRF; translated from the exons CCCATTTTCCTTCTTTCGCAGGTAAAAAACAAGAAGCAGATGAGTTGAGTGGAGATGCTTCTGTGGAAGATGATACTTTTGTCAAG GACTGTGAATTGGAGAATCAAGAGGCACATGAACAAGATGGAAATGATGAACTGAAGGACTCTGAAGAATTTGGTGACAACGAAGAAGAAAATGTGCATTCCAAGGAGTTACTTTCTGCTGAAGAGAACAAGAGAGCTCATGAATTAAtagaggcagaagcaatagaaGATATAGAAAAAGAGGACATCGAAAGTCAG gaaattgaagctcaaGAAGGTGAAGATGATACCTTTCTAACAGCCCAA GATGGTGAGGAAGAGGAAAATGGGAAAG ATATAGCAGGTTCTGGTGATGGTACACAAGAAGTATCTAAACCTCTTCCTTCAGAAGGGAACCTAGCTGAGGCTGATCACACAGCTCATGAAGAGATGGAAGCTAATACGACTGTGAAAGAAGCTGAGGATGACAACATCTCGGTCACAATCCAGGCTGAAGATGCCATCACTCTGGATTTTGATGGTGATGACCTCCTAGAAACaggtaaaaatgtgaaaattacaGATTCTGAAGCAACTAAGCCAAAAGATGGGCAGGACGCCATTGCACAGAGCCCGGAGAAGGAAATCAAGGATTATGAGATGAATGTGAACCATAAAGATGGTAAGAAGGAAGACTGCATGAAGGGTGATCCTGTCGAGAAGGAAGCCAGAGAAAGTTCTAAGAAAGCAGAATCTGGAGACAAAGAaaaggatactttgaagaaagggCCCTCGTCTACTGGGGCCTCTGGGCAAGCAAAGAG CTCTTCAAAGGAATCTAAAGACAGCAAGACATCATCCAAAGATGACAAAg GAAGTACAAGTAGTACTAGTGGTAGCAGTGGAAGTTCAACTAAAAATATCTGGGTTAGTGGACTTTCTTCTAATACCAAAGCCGCTGATTTGAAGAACCTGTTTGGCAAATATGGAAAG GTTCTGAGTGCAAAGGTGGTTACAAATGCTCGAAGTCCTGGGGCAAAATGCTATGGCATTGTAACTATGTCTTCAAGTACGGAAGTGTCCAGATGTATTGCACACCTTCATCGCACTGAACTACATGGACAGCTGATTTCTGTTGAAAAA GTTAAAGGTGATCCTTCTAAgaaagaattgaagaaagaaaatgatgagaAGGGTAGTTCAAGAAGTTCCGGGGACAAAAAAAATGCAAGCGATAGAAGTAGCAA GATGCAAGCCTCTgtcaaaaaagaagagaaaaggtcctctgagaaatctgaaaaaaaagaaaacaaggatgcTAAGAAAATAGAAGGTAAAGATGAGAAGAATGATAATGGATCAAGTGGCCAAACTTCAGAATCGattaaaaaaagtgaagaaaagaaaCGAATAA gttCAAAGAGTCCAGGACATATGGTAATATTAGACCAAACTAAAGGAGATCATTGTAGACCTTCAAGAAGAGGAAGACATGAGAAA acTCATGGAAGGagcaaagagaaggagagagctaGCCTAGATAAAAAAAGAGACAAGGactacagaaggaaagaaatcttgCCTTTTGAAAAGATGAAGGAACAAAGACTGAGAGAACATTTAGTTCGTTTTGAAAGACTACGACGAGCAATGGAACTTCGGAG ACGAAGAGAGATTGCAGAAAGAGAGCGTCGAGAGCGAGAACGCATTAGAATAATTCGTGAACGGGAAGAACGAGAAcgcttacagagagagagagagcgcctaGAAATTGAAAGGCaaaaactagagagagagagaatggaacgCGAACGCTTGGAAAGGGAACGCATTCGTATTGAACAG GAACGTCGTAAAGAAGCCGAACGTATAGCTCGAGAACGAGAAGAACTCAGACGGCAACAGCAGCAGCTTCGTTACgaacaagaaaaaaggaattcTTTGAAACGCCCACGTGATGTAGATCATAG GCGAGATGATCCTTACtggaatgagaataaaaagatgTCTCTAGATGCAGACGCACGGTTTAGCCATGGGTCTGACTACTCTCGCCAACAGAACAGATTCAATGACTTCGATCACCGAGAAAGGGGCAGGTTTCCTGAGAGTTCATCAGTGCAGTCTTCATCTTTTGAAAG GCGGGAACGCTTTGTTGGTCAAAGTGAAGGGAAAAAAGCACGTCCTACTGCACGAAGAGAAGATTCAGGCTTTGAGAGGTATCCCAAAAATTTCAGTGATTCCAGAAGAAATGAGCCTCCACCACCAAGAAGCGAACTTAGAGAAGGAGATAGGCGAGAAGTGCGTGGCGAACGAGATGAGAGGAGAACTGTGATCATTCATGACAGGCCTGATATCGCTCACCCTAGACATCCTCGAGAAGCAGGACCTAATCCAGCTCGACCAACCACCTGGAAAAGTGAAGGAGGCATAGCCTCTGACAAACGGGAAACAAG AGTCGAAAGGCCAGAGCGATCTGGGAGAGAAGTGTCAGGACACAGTGTGAGAGGTGCACCCCCGGGGAATCGCAGCAATGCCACAGGCTATGGAAGCAGAGAGGGCGACAGAGGAGTGATCACAGACCGAGGAAGTGGGGCACAG CACTACCCTGAAGAACGGCATGTGGTTGAACGCCACGGACGGGACACAAGTGGACCAAGGAAAGAGTGGCATCCACCTTCTCAAGGGCCTGGATATCATGATGCAAGGCGAATGGGTGACGGCCGGGCGGGAGCAGGCATGATAACCCAACATGCAAG tAATGCATCCCCAATTAATAGAATTGTACAAATCGGTGGCAATTCCATGCCAAGAGGAAGTGGCTCCGGATTTAAGCCATTTAAGGGTGGACCTCCACGACGATTCTGA